In Pelobates fuscus isolate aPelFus1 unplaced genomic scaffold, aPelFus1.pri scaffold_24, whole genome shotgun sequence, one genomic interval encodes:
- the LOC134584818 gene encoding histone H3 — protein sequence MARTKQTARKSTGGKAPRKQLATKAARKSAPATGGVKKPHRYRPGTVALREIRRYQKSTELLIRKLPFQRLVREIAQDFKTDLRFQSSAVMALQEASEAYLVGLFEDTNLCAIHAKRVTIMPKDIQLARRIRGERA from the coding sequence ATGGCCAGAACTAAGCAGACAGCCCGTAAGTCGACCGGAGGCAAGGCTCCCCGCAAGCAGCTAGCCACCAAAGCTGCTAGAAAGAGCGCCCCAGCTACCGGGGGAGTGAAAAAGCCTCACCGTTACCGTCCAGGAACTGTGGCTCTCAGGGAGATCCGCCGTTATCAGAAGTCCACCGAGCTGCTCATCCGCAAGCTGCCCTTCCAGCGCCTTGTCCGTGAGATCGCTCAGGATTTCAAGACTGATCTGCGCTTCCAGAGCTCTGCTGTCATGGCTCTGCAAGAggctagcgaggcttacctggttgGTCTTTTTGAGGATACCAACTTGTGCGCCATCCACGCTAAGAGGGTCACAATCATGCCCAAAGACATCCAGCTGGCTCGTAGGATCCGAGGCGAACGTGCTTAA
- the LOC134584782 gene encoding histone H1-like: MSEAAPAPAAAPATALESASKKKQPKKAAGVKKAAKPSGPSVSELIVKAVSASKERSGVSLAALKKALAASGYDVEKNNSRLKLALKGLVTKSTLVQVKGSGASGSFKLNKKQAESKDKATKKKAPAKVKKPAPKKATKSPAKPKKVAAKSPKKAKKPAASAKKATKSPKKVKAAKPKKVVKSPAKKTVKSPAKKAAKPKAAKSPAKAKKAAPKKK; the protein is encoded by the exons ATGTCTGAAGCCGCCCCAGCTCCCGCCGCCGCACCTGCG acggccctggaaaGCGCCTCCAAGAAGAAGCAGCCCAAGAAAGCAGCCGGTGTCAAGAAAGCCGCTAAGCCCTCCGGTCCTAGCGTGTCCGAGCTCATTGTCAAAGCTGTGTCCGCTTCTAAAGAGCGCAGCGGGGTGTCCCTGGCAGCTCTGAAGAAGGCTTTGGCTGCTTCTGGTTATGATGTGGAAAAGAATAACAGCCGCCTCAAGCTGGCTCTCAAGGGCTTGGTGACTAAAAGCACTCTCGTCCAGGTCAAAGGAAGCGGAGCTTCCGGCTCCTTCAAGCTCAACAAAAAGCAGGCGGAGAGCAAGGACAAGGCTACCAAGAAAAAGGCACCGGCTAAAGTCAAGAAGCCTGCCCCGAAGAAAGCCACCAAGTCTCCAGCCAAACCTAAGAAGGTAGCTGCAAAGAGCCCGAAAAAGGCCAAAAAGCCGGCCGCCTCCGCTAAAAAGGCCACCAAAAGTCCGAAGAAAGTCAAAGCCGCCAAGCCCAAGAAGGTAGTGAAAAGCCCGGCTAAGAAGACCGTGAAGAGCCCTGCCAAAAAGGCAGCCAAACCCAAAGCCGCAAAGAGTCCTGCAAAGGCTAAAAAGGCAGCTCCCAAAAAGAAATAA
- the LOC134584801 gene encoding histone H1B-like translates to MSEAAPAPAAAPAVESASKKKQPKKAAGVKKAAKPSGPSVSELIVKAVSASKERSGVSLAALKKALAASGYDVEKNNSRLKLALKGLVTKSTLVQVKGSGASGSFKLNKKQAESKDKATKKKAPAKVKKPAPKKATKSPAKPKKVAAKSPKKAKKPAASAKKATKSPKKVKAAKPKKVVKSPAKKTVKSPAKKAAKPKAAKSPAKAKKAAPKKK, encoded by the coding sequence ATGTCTGAAGCCGCCCCAGCTCCCGCCGCCGCACCTGCGGTAGAAAGCGCCTCCAAGAAGAAGCAGCCCAAGAAAGCAGCCGGTGTCAAGAAAGCCGCTAAGCCCTCCGGTCCTAGCGTGTCCGAGCTCATTGTCAAAGCTGTGTCCGCTTCTAAAGAGCGCAGCGGGGTGTCCCTGGCAGCTCTGAAGAAGGCTTTGGCTGCTTCTGGTTATGATGTGGAAAAGAATAACAGCCGCCTCAAGCTGGCTCTCAAGGGCTTGGTGACTAAAAGCACTCTCGTCCAGGTCAAAGGAAGCGGAGCTTCCGGCTCCTTCAAGCTCAACAAAAAGCAGGCGGAGAGCAAGGACAAGGCTACCAAGAAAAAGGCACCGGCTAAAGTCAAGAAGCCTGCCCCGAAGAAAGCCACCAAGTCTCCAGCCAAACCTAAGAAGGTAGCTGCAAAGAGCCCGAAAAAGGCCAAAAAGCCGGCCGCCTCCGCTAAAAAGGCCACCAAAAGTCCGAAGAAAGTCAAAGCCGCCAAGCCCAAGAAGGTAGTGAAAAGCCCGGCTAAGAAGACCGTGAAGAGCCCTGCCAAAAAGGCAGCCAAACCCAAAGCCGCAAAGAGTCCTGCAAAGGCTAAAAAGGCAGCTCCCAAAAAGAAATAA